The Pseudomonas sp. GD03919 region ATCCTGTTCGGCATCTGGACCCTGCCCGGCCCACACCAGCACTGGCTGATGGGTCACTGACACGTAGCCCGGATGCAATCCGGGGACCCCTGCAGAGCCTCCCCGGATTGCACCCGGCTACGCAGCGACAACGTATCCGCCGCTCAACACGCCCTTGATTCAGGTCAAGGCCATCCCCTGTGCGCATCCCTAGACTGGCAACACAGCCTGTCCAGGATTATTTCCCATGCTCGACACCCTCCAGTGGGATACCGACCTGATCCGCCGCTACGATCTCGCCGGTCCGCGTTACACCTCCTACCCGACCGCCGTACAGTTTCACGACGACATCGGCCCGCTCGATCTGCTGCACGCGTTGCGCGACAGCCGCAAGGCCAGGCGTCCGCTGTCGCTGTACGTGCACGTACCGTTCTGCGCGCACATCTGTTACTACTGTGCCTGCAACAAGGTCATCACCAAGGATCGTGGCCGCGCCCTGCCTTATCTTGAAAAGCTCGAGCGGGAAATCGAGATCATCAGCCGCTACATCGATCGCAACCAGCCAATCGAGCAACTGCATTTCGGTGGCGGCACGCCAACCTTCCTCAGCCATGACGAGCTGCGCCGCCTGATGCAGCACCTGCGCCAGCACTTCAACCTGCTGGATGACGATTCCGGCGATTACAGCATCGAGATCGACCCGCGCGAAGCCGACTGGTCGACCATGGGCCTGTTGCGCGAACTGGGCTTCAACCGTGTCAGCCTGGGCGTGCAGGATCTCGACCCCGAGGTGCAACGCGCGGTCAACCGCCTGCAAACCCTGGAGGAAACCCGCGCCATCGTCGAGGCAGCGCGCACCCTGCAGTTTCGCTCGGTAAACATCGACCTGATCTACGGCCTGCCCAAGCAAACGCCTGAGCGCTTCGCCCGCACCGTGTCCGAAATCATCGCCCTGCAGCCGGATCGTCTGTCGCTGTTCAACTACGCGCACCTGCCCGAGCGCTTCATGCCGCAACGGCGCATCAGCGCTGATGACCTGCCCAGCCCGGCGGACAAGCTGGCCATGCTACAGGCCAGCATCGAGCAACTGACCCGCGCCGGGTATCGCTATATCGGCATGGACCACTTCGCCCTGCCCGATGACGAGCTGGCCATCGCCCAGGAGGAAGGCACGCTGCAACGCAACTTCCAGGGCTACACCACCCACGGCCATTGCGACCTGATCGGCCTGGGCGTTTCCGCTATCAGCCAGATAGGCGACCTGTACAGCCAGAACGACAGCGATATCGCCAGCTATCAGCAGACCCTGGGCAACGGCCAACTGGCAACCCGTCGAGGCCTGCATTGCAATGCCGACGACCGCCTGCGTCGCGCCGTGATTCAGCAACTGATCTGCCATTTCCAACTGCGTTTCGCCGACATCGAGCAAACGCATGGCGTGGTGTTCCGTGATTATTTCTGCGCCCTGTGGCCGGAGCTGGAGCAACTCGCGGCTGACGGCCTGATCAGCCTCGACGCTCAGGGTATTGAAGTGCGCCCGGCCGGGCGCCTACTGGTGCGTTCGCTGTGCATGCTGTTCGATCGTTATCTCAACGATCAGGTGCGCCAGCGCTTCTCGCGGGTGATCTAACAGGCCGTTGAAAAACGTAGGCGAGGCAGCCAATGCAAGGCAAAAATAGGCGAAAAAGCGGAGTTTAAGAGCTGTAAATGAGCATTTTGAGCCTGTTTTTAACGCAGCAGTGGCAACGCAGATAGTTTTTCAACAGCCTGCTAAGCCGGGCAAGCGCGCTCCGTTACGGGCGCTTCTCAACTCATCGCCAGCAGGCTCGCAGCCTGCATCTGCTCGCTGGAAAGGCCATTGTCACGCATCAACTTGATCAGCTGGGCGTTGGCCGAAGTCAGCGCACCGTTGAGCGAGGCCAGCTCGGTCTGCAGCCCTTCCAACTGCTGACGCTTGCCCTCGGCGTCAAGACTCTGGTCGCTCATGATGGCCTCGATCTGCGCCTGCTTCTCGACGATCTGCGCACGCAACTCGCGGATCATCTTGAGCAGATCCCTGATCGCCTGAGGCAGGTCGCTATCGTCGATATCTTCATGCTTCTCAGACCTGGTCGACATGCCCTTGCCCAGCTCGGACAGGCTCACGCGCAATCCTTCGCGACGCTCCTG contains the following coding sequences:
- the hemN gene encoding oxygen-independent coproporphyrinogen III oxidase, encoding MLDTLQWDTDLIRRYDLAGPRYTSYPTAVQFHDDIGPLDLLHALRDSRKARRPLSLYVHVPFCAHICYYCACNKVITKDRGRALPYLEKLEREIEIISRYIDRNQPIEQLHFGGGTPTFLSHDELRRLMQHLRQHFNLLDDDSGDYSIEIDPREADWSTMGLLRELGFNRVSLGVQDLDPEVQRAVNRLQTLEETRAIVEAARTLQFRSVNIDLIYGLPKQTPERFARTVSEIIALQPDRLSLFNYAHLPERFMPQRRISADDLPSPADKLAMLQASIEQLTRAGYRYIGMDHFALPDDELAIAQEEGTLQRNFQGYTTHGHCDLIGLGVSAISQIGDLYSQNDSDIASYQQTLGNGQLATRRGLHCNADDRLRRAVIQQLICHFQLRFADIEQTHGVVFRDYFCALWPELEQLAADGLISLDAQGIEVRPAGRLLVRSLCMLFDRYLNDQVRQRFSRVI